The following DNA comes from Ascaphus truei isolate aAscTru1 unplaced genomic scaffold, aAscTru1.hap1 HAP1_SCAFFOLD_512, whole genome shotgun sequence.
cacagagggggggggggcgatgagcctgtccctccccccgcagggtgacacagaggggggggggcgatgagcctgtccctccgcccgcagggtgacacagagggggggggggggcgatgagcctgtccctcccccccgcagggtgccacagtgacacagacagaagggagctatgagcctgtccctccccccgcagggtgacacagtgacacagacagaagggagctatgagcctgtccctccccccacagggtgacacagtgacacagacagaagggagctatgagcctgtccctcccctcgcagggtgacacagtgacacagacagaagggagctatgagcctgtccctccccccgcagggtgacacagtgacacagacagaagggagctatgagcctgtctctGCCCCCGcagcgtgacacagtgacacagacagaagggagctatgagactgtccctccccccgcagggtgacacagtgacacagacagaagggagctatgagactgtccctccccccgcagggtgacacagtgacacagacagaagggagctatgagcctgtccctccccccgcagggtgacacagtgacacagacagaagggagctatgagactgtccctcccccgcagggtgacacagtgacacagacagaagggagctatgagactgtccctcccctgcagggtgacacagtgacacagacagaagggagctatgagactgtccctccccccgcagggtgacacagtgacacagacagaagggagctatgagtctgtccctccccccgcagggtgacacagtgacagacagaagggagctatgagtctgtccctccccccgcagggtgacacagacagaagggagctatgagtctgtccctccccccgcagggtgacacagtgacacagacagaagggagctatgagtctgtccctccccccgcagggtgacacagtgacacagacagaagggagctatgagactgtccctccccccgcagggtgacacagtgacacagacagaagggagctatgagactgtccctccacccgcagggtgacacagtgacacagacagaagggagctatgagtctgtccctccccccgcagggtgacacagtgacacagacagaagggagctatgagactgtccctccccccgcagggtgacacagtgacacagacagaagggagctatgagcctgtccctccccccgcagggtgacacagtgacacagacgtcccacccccgcagggtgacacagtggcacaggcGTCCCACCCCCGCAGGGTGGCACAGGCGTCccacccccgcagggtgacacagtggcacaggcGTCccacccccgcagggtgacacagtgacacaggcgtcccacccccgcagggtgacacagtgacacaggcgtcccacccccgcagggtgacacagtgacacaggcgtcccacccccgcagggtgacacagtgacacaggcgtcccacctccgcagggtgacacagtgacacaggcgtcccacccccgcagggtgacacagtgacacaggcgtcCCACCCCCGCAGGGTGGCACAGGCGTCccacccccgcagggtgacacagtggcacaggcGTCccacccccgcagggtgacacagtgacacaggcgtcCCACCCCCGCAGGGTGGCACACGCGTCccacccccgcagggtgacacagtgacacaggcgtcccacccccgcagggtgacacagtgacacaggcgtcccacccccgcagggtgacacagtgacacaggcgtcCCACCCCctcagggtgacacggtgacacggacacacagctatctctcatcccCAGGTGAAGTCCAGCGATGAGCAGCACGTTGTGGGGACGATCAGACTGGACAATGGGGAATTCACCGTGTGCTTCCCGACCGACCTGGAGGTCACCGTCAAAGCAGCATTAATGGCGGCCTGCTTCTACGTGGTgagcgcacggctatctctcaccgtgtgacgcacacggctatctgtcactgtgtgacGTACATGGCTATCTCTCACCGTGTGacgcacacggctatctgtcacagggtactcacggctatctgtcaccgtGTGAcgtacacggctatctctcactgtgtgacgtacacggctatctgtcaccgtGTGAcgtacacggctatctctcaccgtgTGACgtacacggctatctgtcaccgtGTGacgcacacggctatctctcactgtgtgacgcacacggctatctctcactgtgtgacgcacacggctatctctcactgtgtgacgcacacggctatctctcactgtgtgacgcacacggctatctctcactgtgtgacgcacacggctatctctcactgtgtgaCGTACATGGCTATCTCTCACCGTGTGacgcacacggctatctgtcacagggtactcacggctatctgtcaccgtGTGAcgtacacggctatctctcactgtgtgacgcacacggctatctctcactgtgtgacgcacacggctatctctcactgtgatacacacagctatctgtcacagggtACTCACGGCTATCTCTCTCCCATAGAACGCTCTCATTGCCCAGCGGCGGCAGCAGCTTCTCCACAGGAGCCACCATAACTGAGCAGAGGCGGAGCCAGTGCTGTGACATCACCGTGACATCACCCGATGACCCAATACTGCAGATATGcacatatataccgtatatatgcCCAGCTAGCTCTCATGTAACATCCCTCAATATACACATACttgcctttatatatatacagtatatatatatatattatatatatatatatgattattgaagctcggctaacacggtactgatacctctacatatatatatatatatatatatatatatatatatatatatatatatatatatatatatatatatatatatatatatatacacacacacacacacactgttatacCTAATGTAAGACTTACACTGTGACCACGTTATCGCCATTCTTAGCATTTGAATCAAATATATTAATTATCTTACTAATTacaaattatttttaattgtttctCTCTACGACATTCAAGCACAGATGCTAccatttttaccccccccccatttctacccctcccccccatttctacccctccccccccccccccccccaagtaccAATGTTTTTATATCTGTGTTAAAGCTCCCGTCTGGGATTTCAAAATGGCGACCAAAATCCCGCACGCCAAAAGCCAGCCGCCACCTCGTGACGTCACGCTTTGCTACGGGACGGACGGTTTAATATCCAAGAAAATGGGTATCTAACCCAGAAGTGCGgggattatatatatgtatatatgtgttgtaGGCCAGGTGTAACTGCAGGAGAAGGTGGTCCGACAGCCAGCTGGAAACCCAACGCGTTCCACACGTTGGCCATTGGGTCGCAAGTGGAAGAGCCTGTGCCTTAGCCTCTACTTTTTTTGTACAGAACCAGaaccgggccccccccccccccccgagcagaACCGTGCTTTTTTTTGTATCTCTGGGAGGACCTCCCCAACCCCAGTTCCCGagatattttgtttttataaagggCATGTGTTTCTGGCAAACCAATATGGCTGCCGTCAAAGCCTCACTCTGGCGGGCCAATAGAAATCCAGAACATCTTCGACGCATGACATTGCAGGGACGACCCAggcagccatctttgatttgACAGTGACGACCCAggcagccatctttgatttgACAGTCAACGGTAAATATCTCGGTAACCGGGGCTTGCGGGGAGCCAGGAAGAGCTCCGATCAGCTCTGCGGGACCCACCGGATtcgaaaatgggggggggggggggggagggggggattgtgcCTTTCACTGCGTAGCATTAGGAAGTGTCTGTGATGTCAGTGCTTTGTGGAGTGCTCTCGGAGTTACCGAGGTCCGCATGGTACCCAGGTTAGGGCACCCCCTGAGAGCCTGGGGTTGCCGTCAGTGGGTGGGATGTACCCTAGATATGAGAGGAGCTCTTTGGAGGGCACCCTAGTGGTCCTGACGGATGGTGCCTCCAACGTATGAGGCAGAGACCAGGATTATTTCGGTGCGTTCGTGCAATTGGATCGAGACGCCACCTGGGACGGTGGAGTCTGGTAAGACTCGGGAGTGCCGGCGACCTTCTGCTTTTTGGGCGTCGGCGGTCTGACGTTGGGTCGCCAATCATTCAAGAGCTACGGCAAAGGCGTGCTCGTCTGGGCGCACTGCGTTCCGGCGCCCGGGGTGGGGAAAGTGGAGATTAGAGCTCTCGCACGCCTCCGTCCCTCCCTACGTGGTGCACCCGGCTTTGGGAACGCTCTTCTCAACGTCCGCCAAGTACCTTCTCTTCGTGGCCTCACAACCCCCCTGGGAACTCACCTCTTGGCCCTTACTCACTCCAGCACCATCTTGTACCCTCTAACCGATGCACTCACATGGACTCCTACTGGTTCTGTGGACCTTGCCATATGCCAACTagagcaggagcggccaactccagtcctcaatggccaccaacaggtcaggttgtagggctatccctgcttcagcacaggtggcccaaccagtggctcagtctttgagccacctgtgctgaagcagggatagccctacaacctgacccgttggcgtcctgtgaggactggatttggccgccCCGGGGATTAGACGGCGCGCTGAACTGCGCAGGACATGATGGCGGCCATAGATTTATAGATGCACTGGCCCCATCACATGTCCTTACACCCCCGGGTTGTCATCGTATTACAATGTCTGTAATAATTCGGCGCTGCGTACCCGTCtttgctaaaaaaataaaaatgcacagTGAGTAGGGTGGTTGAGTGTGAgtagggtgggtgagtgtgtgagtagggtgggtgagtgtgtgagtagggtgggtgagtgtgtgagtaggaggtgagtgtgtgagtagggggtgagtgtgagtaggggggagtgtgagtagggggtgggagggtgggggggtgagtgggtgggagggtgagtagggtgggtgagtgtgtgagtagggtgggtgagtgtgtgagtagggggtgagtgtgtgagtagggggtgagtgtgagtaggggggagtgtgagtagggggtgggagggtgaggaggtgggggggtgagtgggtgggagggtgagtaggtgggagggtgaggagatgggagggtgggtgaggagggtggggggggagttgtgggtggggggggggcactgctcagagagccggaggcggggtaatctccctcaacaacatgaacccgcctccggctttttttttttctccagtgcGAGCggggaaaaattaaaaaaaaaaacacgtgtgctgcttgggccaataggagctcgccacggtgttaaatccactcgcccggggcgggcagatgtataggtttgtcgaacactgtaaatatatatctACCTGTGTAtttatctgtctgtgtatctgtctgtctgtttgtctgtctgtctgtctgtgtatctgtctgtctgtgtatctgtctgtctgtgtatctgtctgtctgtgtatctgtctgtctgtttgtctgtctgtctgtgtgtctgtctgtctgtctgtctgtgtgtctgtctgtctgtgtatctgtctgtgtgtgtatctgtctgtctgtctgtgtatctgtctgtctgtgtatctgtctgtctgtctgtgtatctgtctgtctgtgtatctgtctgtctgtgtgtgtatctgtctgtctgtttgtctgtctgtctgtctgtctgtgtatctgtctgtgtgtgtatctgtgtatctgtctgtgtgtgtatctgtctgtctgtctgtgtatctgtctgtctgtctgtgtatctgtctgtctgtgtatctgtctgtctgtgtgtgtatctgtctgtctgtgtatctgtctgtctgtgtatctatctgtctgtgtatctgtctatgtgtctgtctgtctgtgtgtgtgtgtatctgtctgtctgtgtatctgtctgtgtgtctgtctgtctgtctgtgtatctgtctgtctgtctgtgtatctgtctgtctgtgtatctatctgtctgtgtatctgtctgtgtgtctgtctgtctgtctgtgtatctgtctctctgtgtgtctgtctgtctgtgtatctgtctgtctgtctgtctgtgtatctgtctgtctgtgtatctatctgtctgtgtatctgtctgtctgtgtatctgtgtgtctgtgtatcagtctgtttgtgtatctgtctgtctgtgtatctgtatatctgtctgtctgtctgtgtatctgtctgtctgtgtgtctgtctgtctgtctgtgtatctgtctgtctgtctgtgtatctgtctgtctgtctgtgtatctgtctgtctgtgtatatgtctgtctgtgtatctgtctgtctgtgtatctgtctgtgtatctgtctgtctgtgtatctgtctgtctgtgtatctgtctgtgtatctgtctgtttgtgtatctgtctgtgtatctgaatatctgtctgtctgtgtatctgtctgtctgtgtgtatctgtctgtctgtgtatctgtctgtctgtgtgtatctgtctgtttgtgtatctgtctgtctgtgtatctgtatatctgtctgtctgtctgtgtatctgtctgtctgtgtgtatctgtctgtctgtgtatctgtctgtctgtctgtgtatctgtctgtctgtgtatctgtctgtctgtctgtgtatctgtctgtctgtctgtgtatctgtctgt
Coding sequences within:
- the LOC142485016 gene encoding phospholipid scramblase family member 5-like, coding for MSPLSGLQMEVCAGPGDPIGYVTLNWNAFVTHLSVMNVNKAVVLRILGPSFQTNVFGNVNFEVKSSDEQHVVGTIRLDNGEFTVCFPTDLEVTVKAALMAACFYVNALIAQRRQQLLHRSHHN